In Gimesia panareensis, the genomic window TGGAACGCGGCGAACGGAGTGAACGCGCACTGAAGCTGGCAATCGCTGAAATGTATGTTCAAGGCGTCTCTACCCGTAAGGTCGCCAAAATCACCACCGAACTCTGTGGCTTTGATGTCACCAGTACACAGGTCAGTCGGGCAGCGAAACTGCTCGACGAAGAGCTGGAAACGTGGCGTAATCGACCGCTGGGGCAGGTGGAATACCTGATCCTCGACGCCCGCTATGAAAAAGTTCGCGTGGAGGGCAGCGTGCGGGACTGTGCCGTGCTGATTGCGATCGGCGTCCTGGCCAGCGGTCACCGGAGCGTGCTCGGAGTGTCTGTGTCGCTCTCCGAAGCCGAAGTCCATTGGCGTGAATTCCTGGGTTCACTCAACCAGCGCGGCCTGCATGGCGTGAAGCTGATCGTCAGTGATGCACACGAAGGCCTGAAAGCGGCACGACAGAACATGCTTGCTGGAACGCCCTGGCAGCGTTGCCAGTTCCATTTGATGCAAAACGCGATGCAATACGTTCCCAAGGTTCATTTGCGCAAACAGGTGAGCGAAGAATTACGCAATATCTTTAATGCCAGAGACCTGGATGATGCGCTGAATGAACTGAAACGGTTCGTTTCCACTCATGAAAAAACAGCTCCGAAACTGGCGAGTTGGGCGGAAGAAAACATCCCGGAAGGACTGACCGTATTCACCATCCCTGCCGGTCATCGCAAGCGGATGCGAACCACAAACATGCTGGAACGGCAGAATAAGGAATTAAAACGGCGTACCCGCGTAGCGGGACTGTTTCCCAATGAGGAGTCGTTGCTGAGGCTGGTGACCGCGGTCCTGGTGGAACTCAGCGACGACTGGGAAACCGGCATGAGATACCTGACAATTTAATGCTGATCACAGAGACCGAAGGCCCCGGAAATTTACAGAATGTTTGTTGCTTTATCATCTGAGTCGCACTACCACGTTTTGGAATTCATCTTGGGATAAAAAAAGAACTTCGAAAAAAAGAGCTATTGAGAGGCAGCATACGATTACTCCCAGGCGTTTTGTATCTTGAAATATGTTATTCCTAAGAAGCTCTACAAAACCATTTAGTGTCTTTATTGCTCTCGGACCTCCTATTAGTTGCCACGTGATAAATAGATAAGGTATCAGCAGGGCCGATACTCCAGAAAGAAATCGAAGCCAGAAGGGGTAACGTAAATCCAAGAAATAAAGCAGGCACAAGACTGGAATTGGAAGGAGAAGTGTAAATAACTGAAGAGTATCACGAACAATATAATTTGACTTAAAAACCCTGAGAAGCTTCTCATTAATAAATTGAATATAAAGAATTATTGATCGTGGCCTGCATTGATCTTCGACTTGATCTGATACTTCATCAGTTTCTTCTTGTTCATTTCTTCCAATCTCTTGTGGATTTGACATCTAATTCTCCATAACTGAATCTGACTCGAATACTTTTAAGTAGCAAGAAATGTCAGTTTGAGCTCCCTGCAGAAATCACAGTCAGTAAACAATCCATTCTATGCAGTTTAATATTTTAGAATTCAATTTAAATAAAGATTTATTGATTACTAAAGATCTTCCAATAAAAACACTGATTGAATTCGCTGCTGTAACACGATCAAAGGATGGATTACTAATTCGTTCTTGTATTAACATACTATCAATAATTTTGAGATCTCTTTTGCTCTCTTCATAGACTCTGAAAGCGAGTGATCTTCTCAGAATGTAGTCCATGATCTTTGGTAACCCACGTCGAGAATGTCCTTCAGTCCCTGGAGGGTTTCACCAGTGACCTCCACGGTTCTGAAGACGATTTCACCGCCAGCGTCGCCTCAGTGGAAACCTTCGACCGGGAATACAAATCCGACGATCCGGTTATGAACCGAGGCCTGATACAACATCGCCATCCGTTTCAGAAACCGATTCGATTTCAAACTTTTCTCTCGCTCTCCAGACGACAGCAGGTACACTGGAATTCAGACAGGTCCTGCACACGCCCTGAAACTCTCCCGGCTTTGACTCTCACCCGGAAAGAAACTCATGGACTACAACGCGCTGCTGAATCAGCACCTCTGTTTTGCCTTCGACAGGCAGCTGCTCCTGGCCGACCTGGTGGAGAATCTCAACTGGGGCTACGATGTTTCCACCGGAATTCTCTCCTTCGGAGACCGCTATGAATTTCAGGCGGAAATCCTGGGGACCGAAGCAGACGGCGATGCCAGCTGGCTCTGGTCCTGGGCGAACGAGATGAGCTCCCTTCCCCCGGAACGCACGCAGGCGGCCCTGAAACTCAAGCAGTTGGGTGAAGCAGAAGGGATCCCTGAACTTTCGGAGGCCCGCCATTCGCTGTCAGTCTTGAACGGCCACGCGCTGGGAATGATTGCCGTCGGCCAGAAACTGGGGCAGGCCTACTATCATGGCTCGCATGACCAGGGGGCGGTTCTTCTGCTGATCGTCGAACCGCAAATGCCCTGGACTGTTGAGAATCACTTGCAGCGGATCACAACCACGTTCCCCCAGATCATCGGGCAAATGGAAGTGGAAGACCACCAGAACGCACTCTTCCACTATCTGCAGCATTACGGTCTGGAGCCGGAAGCGATGGAAAACGTCCTGGTCGTCAGAGAAAATGGAGAAGAAATTCTCCACGCCTCGTTCGACGATCTCAACCGTTTACAGGAGCTGAAAACGTCAATCCACTAAACGTTCCTGTCTACCGGGGGAACGCAGAAGGATCATTTATGAGGAAACGCAGGCTTCGCGCCCAAAGTTTAACGTTCCGGGGCCTTTAATTCTTAGATCATCTTGCAAACTAACCAACGTCGATAATGTCCTGCATCGTCAGCACGGACTTCAACTCCAGATCGACTCCCTGCAACGCCTCAGTTCCCCCCGTCTGGCGATCGATCACGCAGATTGCACACAGCGGTTCGATTTCTGAATCGCGTAACTTCTGTAACGCATCCAAGATCGCGCCACCTGAGGAAACCACATCTTCGATCAGAACCACGTTCTTCCCCGACAGACTGGTTCCCTCTGCGTATCGACAGGTCCCATATGTTTTGGCTTCCTTGCGAATAAAGGCCGCCGGCAAACCGGTTACCTGACTTAAGACCGTGACCACTGGAATCCCACCCATCTCAAGACCGGCCAGGACGTCCGTATTCTCCGGCAGAAGCTCTGACATTGCTTCTGCAATCTGCTTCAGCAAAACCGGAGCTGATTCAAACTGATATTTATCGAAATAGGTATCCGACGTGGCACCGGACCGCAGAGTGAATGTCCCTGACAGCTGAGAAGTTCGTTTGATCTCTTTTGCCAGCTGTAACTGTTTCGTCATCTGAGTGTCCTTCCTGCCGTTGATTGCCAGCCTGCAGAAGCTTACGCGATCCGCGTCTCATCCACGGGGATCAGTTTCGGGATCGGGATCTGCAGGCCGACCACGCCGCCGTGCTTTTTCTGCAGGGTCGAAAAGCGGCACTTGAGGAACCCGAACAGCTCGGGGGGCGGGCCCAGCTTCAGGTACTGGTCGACCAGCACTGCCATGTGGGCGTCGTATTCTTTCTGACTGTGGGAATGCACGTGGTAATGTCCCGCCAGGCGGCGGATGTCGCCATCGAAGGCCGGGCTGATGTGATACAGCTCGTGCAGCACCGTGATCATCTTCTCTTTGAACGAATGATTCAGGAACCGCGGCAGGTAGAACGTCAGGATATACAGCATCTCCTGCTGGTCCTGGTACACGCGTTGTACCGTCCACTTCCGGCCGTAGCGCGTGGTCTGCAGATCGCCGTTCTCAAACCGCAAGGGCGTCAGCTTGGCCTGCATCCCGTAAGGCACATTCCGGCGGGCCTGGGCGAAGGCGACCGCGATCCGGTCCATATCGACGTGGTGAAATTCGGGCAGCCGACGCGAGACGTCGCTGCACAGGCGGTACATCGCGTGACTGAAATTAAAGGGCTGCTGCGTCGACATGCTGCGTCAGAATCCTTTCCTCTACAACTTCACAACGACACGAGGTCGAGCCGGGGGCTGTCTGGCGTCCGGATTCACACGGGTCTTCCATTCCATCGTTTCTGCTCCGGACGTAAAAAAAGCTAAGAGCATATGCGAGATACTCTTAGCTTTAAAATTCTAGCGGGAAACCGGATTTCCGCAAAGCCGAATTCGGCTCGCGACGGTTTACTCCTCTTTTTTCTCTTCTTCTTCAGCTTCAGCAGTTTCCCCTTCAGAAGCTTCTGCTTCGGTCTCGGGTGCTTCGTCAGCGGCTGCTTCGCTTTCAGTTTCGGCGGTTTCTTCAGCGGGAGCTTCTTCGTCAGCTGGTGCTTCCTCGGTTGCTTCTTCTGTCGCTGCAGAACCCAGTGTTTCACTGCGGCGGGTCGGTTTGACGCGATCCCGTTCACCGACGAATTCGATAATCGCCTGAGCACCGGCATCGCCCAGGCGGACGGTTGCCAGACGTACGATGCGGGTGTATCCGCCGGTCCGTTCTGCAAAGCGTTCTGCCAGCTCGTTGAACAGGATGTCGACAGCTTCGTTGTCACGCAGTTCAGCGAATGCCCGACGACGGTAGCTCAGAGCGGGTGCCAGGGTCTGATTCCACTGGTTCCACTGCTCGGACTCACGCCAGGTCTTCCACTCGCTGGAATTCTTCTCAGCAGAGGTGGCGTACTGGGCCGCATTCTCGATGTGAGGCTGCGCTTTTTTCGCCAGCGTGATCAGCTTTTCGATGAAGGGACGCAGTTCTTTGGCCTTGGGAACGGTCGTCGTAATCCGCCCTGAAACCTTAGGAGCATTATCGGCTTCCTCATCGATCCGGACGGTCTTAATGAGGCTCACCGCCATGTTGCGGAACATCGCCTTACGGTGTGATGCATTGCGGCCTAATTTGCGGCCTCTCATTCGGTGTCGCATGACTTAACTCTGAATTATTCTGAATGCTGTGAGTATAGAACTCGATGTTTGATATCCAATAACGCGTCAATCAATCGAATTAACGCGGCTGCTGTGAGGACGAGTTAGGAATTTTCATTCCCAGACGCAGACCAATCTGGTTCAGTCGTTCGCGAACTTCAACCAGGGTGGTTTCCCCGAAATTTCGCACGTGTAACAGATGATCTTCCGTTTTGCCGACCAGGTCGCGGACGGTGTTGATCCCTTCCGATTCC contains:
- a CDS encoding IS256 family transposase: MPTVSSRNHFKVAFGKLELQVPQTRDGDFYPSALERGERSERALKLAIAEMYVQGVSTRKVAKITTELCGFDVTSTQVSRAAKLLDEELETWRNRPLGQVEYLILDARYEKVRVEGSVRDCAVLIAIGVLASGHRSVLGVSVSLSEAEVHWREFLGSLNQRGLHGVKLIVSDAHEGLKAARQNMLAGTPWQRCQFHLMQNAMQYVPKVHLRKQVSEELRNIFNARDLDDALNELKRFVSTHEKTAPKLASWAEENIPEGLTVFTIPAGHRKRMRTTNMLERQNKELKRRTRVAGLFPNEESLLRLVTAVLVELSDDWETGMRYLTI
- a CDS encoding DUF6882 domain-containing protein, coding for MDYNALLNQHLCFAFDRQLLLADLVENLNWGYDVSTGILSFGDRYEFQAEILGTEADGDASWLWSWANEMSSLPPERTQAALKLKQLGEAEGIPELSEARHSLSVLNGHALGMIAVGQKLGQAYYHGSHDQGAVLLLIVEPQMPWTVENHLQRITTTFPQIIGQMEVEDHQNALFHYLQHYGLEPEAMENVLVVRENGEEILHASFDDLNRLQELKTSIH
- the pyrE gene encoding orotate phosphoribosyltransferase, which translates into the protein MTKQLQLAKEIKRTSQLSGTFTLRSGATSDTYFDKYQFESAPVLLKQIAEAMSELLPENTDVLAGLEMGGIPVVTVLSQVTGLPAAFIRKEAKTYGTCRYAEGTSLSGKNVVLIEDVVSSGGAILDALQKLRDSEIEPLCAICVIDRQTGGTEALQGVDLELKSVLTMQDIIDVG
- a CDS encoding putative metallopeptidase; protein product: MSTQQPFNFSHAMYRLCSDVSRRLPEFHHVDMDRIAVAFAQARRNVPYGMQAKLTPLRFENGDLQTTRYGRKWTVQRVYQDQQEMLYILTFYLPRFLNHSFKEKMITVLHELYHISPAFDGDIRRLAGHYHVHSHSQKEYDAHMAVLVDQYLKLGPPPELFGFLKCRFSTLQKKHGGVVGLQIPIPKLIPVDETRIA
- the rplQ gene encoding 50S ribosomal protein L17; amino-acid sequence: MRGRKLGRNASHRKAMFRNMAVSLIKTVRIDEEADNAPKVSGRITTTVPKAKELRPFIEKLITLAKKAQPHIENAAQYATSAEKNSSEWKTWRESEQWNQWNQTLAPALSYRRRAFAELRDNEAVDILFNELAERFAERTGGYTRIVRLATVRLGDAGAQAIIEFVGERDRVKPTRRSETLGSAATEEATEEAPADEEAPAEETAETESEAAADEAPETEAEASEGETAEAEEEEKKEE